The DNA region GAGGCAAATATATAACCACAATCTATACATAAAATGAAGCAAAGTCCAAGCAATAACCCCCAAGACCTTCCCTAGCAGACAGTGCTCCTTGGCTGCGGAAAGCAATGAGCCAAGAGTGATGCACCAGCCAGAGGGTCAGTGCTGAGGCAGGACACAGCTGCGAGGAGGGCAGAGAATTGCATGGAGTCTGACAGCAACTGAGCCTTCGCCAGGTTCAGGGCCACAGAGGTGCTCCATGGGGAACAACCATGGTGCCAGCAAGACCAGAGCTGTGGACAAAGCCCAGGATTGCCACTGTCCACATGCCACTTGGTTATGACGTGTTTTTATAGTCAAAGTGCCTTCCTGAGCACAGGTATCTCCCTTTTGCACATTATGGAGCCTGACTTTTCCAAAGTCACCTGGAGAAGCTGATAAAGCATCTTCCTGTCCAGTCCCTAATTGGGGGTCATAGAGCCCACATGCTATGGGATTGCAGAAGCTATGGGGTATAATGTAAACTTTAGCACAGTAGAACCAGATTGCACAACCTTCTCCAGGATACAACAGCTTCTCCAATATCCCACCAGGGATGCCAGCACTACGCAATTCCTTGAGCTCCATTTCTGCTCTGCCTTTATGAgtgggtcctgcactttggcctACAAGACACAAACCACAACACAGATGTCCTTGACCTGGTTGTGAAACACCTCGTTCTGAAGAAAGAGCGTTGCACCCAAATGTGGGGAAAGGGCCAACATGCTGGCAGCTCCTTGCCCTGCAAAATCACCAGAGGGGGAAAAGTCTGTATGTGCACATTTGCAGATGAGAGGAGGTGATCCATGTGGAAGTTCTGCCTCACGTCAGCTGTGATATTGGCAATTTAGACCAGGTTTAGAAAGTGGGGGAAAGAGCTACCTTTGCTGTAACACAGATGAAGCTTTGTAcagtttaatttatttacagtcATAAATTTCTGTCTAATATCTCCTTGATATGAGGatcaaataaataattctgGGTGCATGTTTGCCTGTGCAACTAAAGACATTCTGCAAACTTCCTTAGCCCCCTTCCTGATGTAGATTCTGAGCCTGACTAAGTCGTGCCTACCTCTGAGAAGGCACAACTGAAATACTTTGATTTCTGGCCAGAACCTTGCAGTTTTTACCTAGAATCTCCCTGTTCTCTCTGTGAATGTTCACACTTCTGTACATGAGAGGGCAGGGGACACATAACTTCAACAACCCCCAGTGATACGCTCCTGTAATTTTTCTCAAATTAACACACTTCCCACTAGGAGGTACTCTGTACAGGGCAGTAAATGGCACTGCAAAATCTCAGATATCCTGGTCACTGCCTTTCTGGACCTGCCTGGTGTTGTCTAGGTCACTTACAAGTCTGAAAGCTTTTGTTTGAATGTGGTTTTCAGACCCCAGACAACTTGTGGGCAGAGACAGGACTGGGAGTAATGGGGACATTTTTGTTCTGCTCAGGGTTACGTGttgcttttttattaaatgtggTGCTTTTTGGACCTGGATGAGAGTTGGGGTCTTTTCTGTGTGCCCTTTTCTGAATGTCTCATTGGGCACAGGAGAGATCTTGCTAAAAAGAAGGTAATAAAATCCCAGGATGGAATCCTCTGGGGAGAAGATGGGTGAACATGAAGAACCTCCTTCCCACCCCGATGAGCTCTTGCATCAGCTTTGTATCCAACCCTCCTGCCGCAGGACACTGCCCGTGCTTCCTTTTTCTCAGCTCCAAAACTTTGGAGAGGTGTTTCCCGGCTTTTGTTGGGATAGCGTCCGTAACGCGAAGGGTGGAGGGACCTATGCGAGGGTGGGAAAGGCTGGACGGGATCAGGGAAAGGGATGTGCATCTCCTGCAGGATCCTGGACACAAGGCACTGCCGCCATCTAGTGACTTGGGATTCACCGGTGGCTCCGGCAGAGCCGCTGGTCCACAGCGCTCCTGGGGATGCTCTGCCGGGAGAGTGGGCCGGGCACCGCGACCCAACGTGCCTTTTGTGCTTGGGACATGTAGAGGGGCACGCTTTGCTGGAGAGGATGGGAAAGCTGCTCAGCAAACGCGAAGCCGAGAGTTTTGCTGGGCTTGTCTTTGAGTGCTGCAATGTTTGGGGCTGGGACATGCTATTTTAGGGGGATTTGTGCAGGAAGAATTTGAATTATTGCTGTTATACATGTCTTTATGCTTTCTCAGTCCTCATTATGCTTTGGGATGCCTTTGGAAGTTGGAGAGATTGAGGAAATTCCCCTGGTTGGATGAAAAATGATGCATTCCaaaaaataaggggaaaaaaaaaaaagaaaaaggtaaagtctgacagcagctttaccTGGGGTTTGCAAATACAGGTGATTCCTGACATGAGTCCAGAGACCACAAACTGCTCAGGAATGGGCAAGGTCCAAAGCAGAATTGCAAATCCCAGCAGGAATATGGAGGCAGTGAGTAAGACCAGGTTAATTAGAGGCTATTACATTTTCCAGCTCTTCATCTGTTGCTGCAGTGGATGAGTCCTGACAGGCAGCATGGACACACTCTTCCcctctttttcttaaaaattcaaaataatattAAAGAATCATAGATTGACTCAAGGAATCACATAATGGTtcgggttggaagggaccacaaagatcatctggttccaactcccctgccatgggcaggcacaCTTttcactggaccaggttgctcagagctccaccCAAAATGAAATGCCACTCTAACCTTGAGTTCATGGAAATGAAGTAGGGCTGAGCATGGGAAAACCTCTCCAAGTAAATGGCAGTGTCATCCTGGTTTGTGTCCCAGGCTGTGTTCTGTGCTCACCTGTGACTGCCACATCAGCAGTCCCTGTACCCCAGCATTAACCACTGACATTGTTAATGAGGGTTATCAGTGCTGATAGACCCAGGGCATGGACAGGCCTATGGCAACAGCCTCTTTGCAGATGCAGAGCAGCAGGTATCCTGGTGTAATCTGTTTGTTTtcgtttttgttttttttttatttgcagggCTCCTGCATCCCAGAGGGATGCAATTCTGAAGGAATCATCAATCTCATTGTAAGCTCTTcacttggaaaaataaaattggatGCATTAATGAAGTAATTTCACATAGTTAAAACACACATTAAGAGAATTAGACATAGGGTAAGTGAATGCCTAGAGGTGTAAGGTCCCATGCTGGTAGGAATAGGTGAGGTCTCATTGAAGTGTGCTGGGTGACTCTTGCAAAGATGTACATTGGTGATACTAAATGCACTGGTAATAAAAACTATCAGCTTGTGCAGTTCTGCCTATGGATTTGATCCTGTCCTTGTTCTAGCCTGAATCTGAGCTGAGCTCAAAGTGTGCTCTGCCACTGCATGGGTAAGGAAGGAAAATCCTGAATTCACCTTGGCACACCATCATGGGGAAGGGGAAATGTTGGAATAGAGGAGGCAAATCACATATCCTGCAATTGTTgctatttcttttaattctaATATTTCACTGTTTTGTTCAGAGATACTATTTGCAGGTTTTTGTGTCAGCTACCAGTGGAGCATGTTGAGGAGCTGACACTGTTTTGGAGATAACAGCCACTCCCCTCAGCATCCACGCAAATCATCACCGGGAGCTTCCAGGgactccagggatggtgattgGGGAGGTTTCACCATTGATTTAGGACCAATCCCTGAAGAACAAGGTCCAGACTTGCTGTTTTATCCAGAACCTCCTGAAAAGACCTGGATCCACATCTGGAATGGGGACAGACCTCCATTACAGGGTGAGCACCCCACTGCGTGCCAGTGTGACAAGAGGATGTGGTGACTACAGGTACAGGGAGGACTGTGGGGCCACAGCAGGTTTGGGTGGCTCAGGCTTCATCTTTGCAATGTCATGAGGAATACTGAGCACAGAGATGGTGCGGAGATGCAGGCTGGTTGGTGATATAATTTATGTAATTATAGATAAGTAGCTCCCTTCCTAGCTGATTTCCTAGAGGTGTGGTCTGCTCTGGCCCACTGTTTGAGCTCAGATATATCATTAAAACGCTTCTGTTTGCTTCCTGCTCTGCTACAGCTGCCCTGTTCAACCTTGAGCAACACCATCAAAAGCAGCTCTGTCCAGAGCCTGAAATTTACCTACTGCCTCTACCTAAAGAGCCTGCAGAAAGAGTCTTTTGGGATGTTGGGTGCAGAATCGTCTTTTTCCACaccactgcccagggcagtgactgGACCACTGTCTACCAGAGATTTTTCTCATTGCTCCAGTTAGAACCATAAGAATAAAGAGAGAGAGGCGATGTATTTAGTGTCAGACTCCAGTGCTTTGGCAGGTGGTATGTCCCTTCCTGCAGATGTGGGCTCCGTGGCTCATAGCAGGCTGTTATCAGACATCCTTTGtacctctgctcctgcctgcctggcctGAAGTCCTTTTGCTTTCTCCAGCACTGAGCTGTGTCCTGGGTTTGTGCAGCCACCGGTCCTGTGCTGATCTTGCCCTTCAAAAAACGCTaatgatattaaaataaaaagcagcaaagggatGCACAGCCCTTCCCCGCAAAGAGGTGGATTTTTTTGAACAACCCCTCCCATGCCTCCTCTctcccctgtgcctcagtttccccgttGATGTGACAGGGCTGTTgggaggctgagcagagctgagtTCCAGACTGATTGTGCTTGCAAGGGACTTCTGGGGTTTCCTGACCCAAATCCTCCTTTAAGCAGCTTCAATCTCAAATTTAAGTCCAAACTCACGGTTTAATCAGGTTTCTCCATGTTTCCCCACTCGAAGTAGGAATGTCTCCAGGGTTATACAAGAGACCACAAGGTCTCCATGCCCTGTGCCCGATCACTCTGAGGTTAAAAGCTGTCTCCTAATATTTAACCAGATTTCCCCCTAGCTGCAGCTCGCACTTGCTGCCCCTTGTCCCGACTCCTGGCACCGGCAGAAGCAGCTGAGCTCCGTCTCTCCCgcctattcccattcccaggctTGCTGCGGGCCGTACTCTGCCGGCTGCGCCGCGGCAGCGGGAACACCGGCGGGCGGCAGCGGGAACAAGTTTTCCGTGAGCACAAGCGCAAAGGGTGGCCGGGCTGGAAGCGGTGGCCGCCGCTTCTCTGGGCACTTCCCCGCCGAGCGGAGCCGCGCTGAGGGGCTGCGGCGCTGCCCAGGGCCCTGAGGCGGGCGCAGccgcggggctgcgggggcaGGGGCACGCAAGGCCTGTGCCAGCAGCGCCGGCCGCCCGGCGGGGTCTGCGCCAGTCCGGAGGATTTAGCTCTGCCCTTCCTACGCCGCGTCAAATCCTGTCCTTAGTTTAACCCCTTTGAAGAAAACCAGCCTGCTCTGGAAACGCAgcgatttctttttttttaattgaaagctCCAGCTTTTGCAAACAGCCCACAAAGGTTCATGACGTGCTTCTGCAGCGACTTCTGCGCCGCCAGGGCTTTTCCTCAGGCGGGAAGTGTCTCCCCGGGCAGGGTGGAGGGCAAGCGGGACAGGGAGGCTCCGACCCTGGCACAAATCCCAGGCAGCCTTTCCACCTCCTGCAGAATGCCGAGTGTCCTGCGCTGACTCCGGCTGCTCCAGCTTCCTGTGGGAGGAGGTGGTTTgttccctggggagctctgTGTGCCCACGGGGGAAGGTCTGGAGGGAGTTGTGTTGGGATGAGGGCCTGTTCCTGGTGCGGGGGTGCTTTGGGTTGCTGGCAGTGATTGCGGTGCCTCCCCAGCAGCCATGGAGTACGTCAGCACACGGGGAGGCACGAGGGCCGCGGACTTCGAGGGAGCCCTTTTCTCTGGCTATGCCCGCGATGGGGGCCTCTTCATGCCCCAGCACATCCCCTCgctggacagggacaccctgcAAAggtggagcagcctgtcctaCCCTGAGCTGGTGAAGGAGCTGTGCTCCCTCTTCGTCCCGGCCAGGCTGGTCCCACGGGACGCGCTCAACGGTGAGCTGAGCGGGGACGTGcgtgagggtttggggggtctgCATGCATCTGCCTGCCTTTCCCCCATCCTCTTCACAGCCACCAAGAGAAGGAGCCTGCTGCACATTGCCTGCTCCTTTCTGTAGCCTGCTCTCCTGTGTCACCTTGCTGGCACTAGTGAAAAAGGTGTCCCCTGTGTAAAAGTTGGGGTTCTGGTGACAGCAACAAGCTGATATTGTGGCCCTGCTCACCGTGGGGCTCTCTCCAGGGCTTTCTGCTGCTTCACACTTGCCTTGAcatgtgttttttgtttctaaCACTTATGAGCTATCTTTTCCACCAGAGGGCAGCTGCAACCTCTGTCTCAATGGCACGTTGGTTTAAAACTTGGGTTTCCtgtattttatgttttaatatAGTTTTCTGATTGTGTGGCATGTTCCATGGGATTATTTAGCACAGAGTTATCACATAGCATGAAGCTGGGCTGGTTCATTCCTAATAACCACAAATAACTTGCTGGATATCTGTCACTGCACCAGCAACTGAGAGCCTTTGCTTGTGCAGAAAGGTATCCAGGAGCACAAAGAGCACAGATGCAAGAAGCCATGGGTCGGAAAAACACTCCTTTAATTTAACAGACCATTTTACTATTTTCCCTCTAGAGCTGATCGACAGAGCCTTCAGCAGATTCAGGCACAAGAATGTCGTGCATCTGTCCAGGCTGAAAGATGGGCTGAACATTTTGGAGCTCTGGCATGGTGTTACGTATGCATTTAAGGACCTTTCCTtgtcctgcacaggacagtttttacagtatttcttggagaaaaagaagaagcatGTCAATATTCTGGTGGGTGAGTATGACTCCTTGGAGGTAAGGTTCTCGGGCAGGCCTTTACCTTGAGAGCCATCATCCTACAGCCCTCCCCAAAGATGCCCCAGATGGTATTGTCTCATAATCTCCAGGCAATGCCAAGGTGACTGCTCTGGCCAAAACCATCTCATGGAGCATCTCTGTATCTTTTTCTTAAAGTGCAGTGATGCAGGTTTGATTGACACAGcaattgtttgcttttcttggtGCTTCCTCACTTTGAAACAGGGACttcaggggacacagggagctCGGCCATCGAGAGCGTGAGAGGGCAGAAGAATGTGGACATCTTTGTTCTGCTGCCCAAGGGGTTCTGCACCCAGATACAGGAACTACAGATGACCACTGTCATTGAAGACAACGTCCACGTCTTTGCTGGTTGGCACTGCTGTTTGGACTGTCCACTTTATGGCTCTGCTGTGTCAAAACCTTGACCCTAAAAGTCTGAGGGGGCTGCTCAGTGGGGTTTGCAGCTTTAGCAACTGCAGCCAGCTGGGTCATTGCTATCACCATGCCCAGACATCTGGCTAACAGGAGACAACATCCCCAGGTTGACAACCAAGCAGTGGTTGGTTCAAGCCTCCATGCAGGTGGTTGGTGTTTGGCTGAACTAAATTCAGCGCCATTTTTTGTCATTAAAAGGATTTGGAGCCACCCCTTCCCTCTGTCCTCTTGCCTTCATGGGTGATCCACCTCCTACCACCATGCCATCCCTGTCGATTGGCATCACCACTGGGTGCTTGAGCTTCTTGAGTTCCCATGAACTCCTGTGCTCAGCCTGGTCTCACCTTGGCATCTCACAAGGGGATGCAGCATTTGCCTTCCTGGCGAGTTTCTATTTGGTAGAGGCAAGAGCCCAGAGTGCTGTGTCAGAAACCACCTGACATCCACAGGGTGCCACTCAGGCTCTGGTTCACACAGCCCCCAGGGCAGATGGGCAACTCCTGGCCACAGCAAACCCCAGGGCTTGAGACCAACCCTATTTCTGAGCAGAAGCACCTCATGCCTGAtgcactgctgctggcagatctaatctttcctttctccttttgaCAGCTCATGGGAACAGCGATGAAATCGATGAGCCAATCAAGGAACTGTTTGCTGATGTCGATTTTGCTGGAAAATACAACCTGATGAGTTTGAATTCTGTCAATTGGTCCAGGATTATGGTGCAGATTGCCCACTTCTTCTATGCTTACTTTCAGtgcaccccatccctggatACCACCCAGCTGCCAATGGTGGAAATTGTTGTGCCaacgggaggaggaggaaatatCACAGGTAAAGGGAAAAAGAGATGGGTTAGATAAGAGAGAGAGAATGCTCTGATCTATGGACCAAAAGCACTTTACAGATACTGGGTATTGCTGTTTATTAAAACACCCACTCTCTGGTAGGATTTCTTCAGAACCACTTATATTTTATTACTCATGTATGGTTATTACTCAATTTAGGTGTCACTGATGATTTGCAAGGtgcagaaaaacccaaaccaccctTTGATGATGACTGTAACTATCTTGAGGGTGGGCACATTAGGAGAGGACAGAATGTGTTTGATGCAGAAAAGCGGGAAAATACTGTGGCTCTGATTTCTTAAGTGAGACATTAACAGAGGTGTGGAGTCCTGCCTGGTCCTCTCTGGTTTGCAAGGTAATGCATGGTCAGGAGAATCGCTTTTAATTGCATAATCTTGCCTTCTAAATGAGAGTCCTTGATTGCCTCAGTCCCAAAATAGGTGTAGAACTGCTCTTCCATCTGAGAGGCATAAGCTCAAAATCTTCATCTCACCTGTTTGCATGTCAGCTGCCTGAACTCTCTGTCCCCTGCCTATCCACCAGCAAAAGTGGAGATGAGCAAGGGTCTGTGTTCAATGGCAGGGGGAGCCTTGCATCCCTGGATTTTATAATCTGTACTCTACCAAACCACTGAAGTCAGATATCTCAGAGTCCACTAGGGAATATAATTTGTGTCTGCTTCTGAACTAGATGCTCAATAAATTTGTACAATGACTTCTTTGCTAAATCTCCTTCAAATGTTTCTTCATCAAGCacttgtgcattttttttttcacttcttttccCTAGCTGGCTGTATTGCCCAGAAAATGGGTCTCCCAATTCGACTTATTACTGTGGTGAACAGCAATGACATCATTCATAGGACTGTTCAACATGGAGATTTCTCACTGGCAGAGAGCGTGAAGGCTACGTTAGCATCAGCCATGGATATCCAGGTATGTAGTGAACTGGCCAAAATGCAAAAATAGAAGATATTGCTGGggctttttttaatcttgtacTCTGTTCTACCTGTAAAATTCTGCCACTCAATGATGCATTAGGAGGTGTGACTCATATTGACCATTTATGATACAGACTGCTGAGCTGAGATAGATCAAACTCCTCCCTCACTTTTCAGGGCTTGATTTTCTGATCTTTGTTGTTCAGTGCTGGGTTTCTGGGGATCGTTCTGTGCAAGCTTAGCAAGACAGGGACATTTCCACAACATGTGACAGCTAGAGAACTAAAaatgccatcatgtcacaagggttTTGTTGATGCTTCTGAAAGTTCCACAAAGAGCAAGAGGAAGGACTAGGAAGGAGGTAGAGAAGTCCAGAAGAAATGCCTTGTTCATGGCTGCCTGCAGCTTGCTCGGAGCAAAACAAGtcccagcaggcagggaaaAGCCTTGGAAAGAAGAGTCATGGAGGTACAGAAACCAAACACCTGGAAGCACATAACTCCCCTTTCATTCCCATCCTGGGATCCCCAGGGATTGGATCTGCTTCCAAACAAGTGATCAAAGTGGGAAACCCTTGGTGTTGTATCTCAGTGGCCTTAAGCTACCTGGATTTTCCAAAAGCTGTTCAAACACACTGGGAGGACCTGGGAGTCTGGAGGGACTGCCATGCTTTGCAGTCACTAAGTCCCTATGCCCCTATCACCAGGCCGTGCTCTGCAGTTTGGCTTTCCTCCTGAGCCATGCACTTGTGGGGTTTCTCAGAGCTCCAGGGGTAACTGGGCTTCTCTCTCAGCCCATCTCCCTTCAGTAGCACTGGTCAGCAAGTGCCAGACTTTGGGATCTTGGGGGCAGAGTCAGGTGAGGAGATTTCTTGAGATTCCTTAGGAGCTGGATGAGTGAATCCCTCTGCACATTCCTCTCCATGGCTGCATGGGCTGCCATTGTTCAGCTCACATCTGAAGCATCCatgcaaatatttctgtagCTAAAGAGAACATTTATTCTGGAGGGGAATTCAGGAGGTCTCTGGTTAGGACTTGTTTAAAGCAGGTTCAGCCTTCAGGTCAGGTGGGATTGCTCAGGGCTTCATCCATTTGGGCGCAGGAAACCTTCAAAGATGGAGAGTGCACAGCCTCTTTAGGTTGCTGCCTCTGCAGACTAAACTAAGGCAGAGAAAACTTTCCGGTTAGATGCTGCCTGAAGAGTTGAAGGTGAAGCAGAAAGTCTGGAGTGGATGAACCTTGCAAGGAGCAATCCCAGGACAATCCCAGCAGAGGCTGTGTCTttgcagccaggcaggggctgttCTTTGTCCCTGAGGTCAGGAAGAACCACAGAACTCGTATCCACACTCCAAAACTTTGTCCCCTCCATGACCTGGGCCCCAACCTTCTCCTGGAGAGCTCTGATGGTGTGGGACAGAAGCAAAACCCTTACTTAGATGGTGAGGCTGGTACTTGCACCAGTGCCCTGGCCCACTTCAACTTACTGGTGTCAACATAGTGTTCTGTAATGGAACCACAAGGCTGGTGGGAATGGAGGTTGAAGAGGAAATGTGGGAAGAATGTGGGAAGGATGTGGGAACAGCAGAAAGAAGGACAGGAGAAAGGGTGTCAGGATCAAAGTGTTGGAGGCACCTCCAGGAGCAGGTCATGGAAGTCCAGGCATGCTGACCTTCTTAGGACAGCCTAAGACAGGGGACAGCCTAGAGCAAAGGGCAGGCTACACCCAGACTAGACTGAAGATTAGAGGCTGGAGGCTCTGGGAGATGATGGTGGGAAGATGAGGAACAGAACTGAGCCCATAAGACACCCAGATAAGGACAAAAAAGGCTGAGTAAGTCCTGATGACTTGACAAGGTAGGACACGATGGAGTGACAAAAGGTCACGGGCATTGTCAGCTGCTAAAAGTTATGAAGAGTTTATCCAAACCCAACACTTGAGCCCAGGAGGTGAGATGAGGACTGTAAATTGGTGCCCTTGTCCTGTCTGTCCCTACAAGGTATCTCAGTCAAACCACCTGGATGAATATTTCTTGGTGCTTGTAAATGTGCAGGAGTGAGGCAGGGCAGAGAAATTGGTTTGGGACCCTCCTGTATAGTCTTGCACAGAGTTCTGCTGCAGTGTTGCAATGCTGATTGCTACACAGCCATATAGGCCAGTGGGGCCCTATATGTGCCCTATAAATTCATGGAGATTAtcagccagccctgcagggagctgggtgtCTCATTAAGTCACGCAGGAGCTGGGTGACTCACAGCAGCATCTGCAACACTGAGTAAACAGCTGGATATTTCTGGTTCTCCAATACGCAATGTGTTATTAGCCTGGGCTCCTCACAGTGATGGTACAGATGTGGTCAAGCTGTTGATTCATCAGCCATcccttcattttctgttttaatctGATGGTCACTGTCAGACTGCTCTGACAGGTCAGAGGTTCAAAAGACATTGTGTTCCCAAAGACTGATCTTGGGATGTAGGCGAGCAAAGGGAAGACAAAAAGCCCACCCTGGCTTCCACCAAGAAAAACACAGTGGTAGGACCTCAGCCCTAATGAGACATCAGAGAATCCACAAGGATGCTTCACGCTCTGTTTGAATTTCCTCACCTCTTGCCTTGTTATCCCAGGAGCCTTACAACGTGGAGAGGATCCTCTGGCTGCTCTCGGGCTCTGACAGCTGCCTGATAAAAACTCTGATGGAGCAATTCAACATCTCAAAAAGGCTGAAGCTGCCAGAGGATTTGCACAGAAAAGTCAGTTCCTCATTCATACAACActgtgcctctgtgtgtgtgtgtaagatTATTGCTACCAGGTATTTCCAAttcattttcagaataaaaaaaaatcatagtgGAGAGTATGCAACCAAAAATTTAAGTGTGACTCCAGAACAGATTTATATCAATGTGTGTGCATGCAGATATTAAAaacccctttttatttttttttttaagaatgctCTCTCTTCTTCACAAAAGTAACTTAAAAAATACCTGCAGTTATTTAGGTAGCATATGAAATTGGCCTATCCTTGGCCATGCACTGAGGCATCTTACACTGGATGCTGGCACAAATTGGGTGTTTGGGAGTGGGTCTGCTGAATTTGGTGCAATTCAGCCTTGCTGTTACAGCAAAGGGGAGCACAAACACAAAGCAGAGAGAGATACAAAAGGAAACCAAACATTTGAGTTGTGAGAGGGCCAGGTACaaaatcctgctttttcctGTCCAATTTGCGATGTGCTCTCCCTCAGAGAGCAGCCTTTGCCCAATGCCCACTCCTGCTTGTGCTGCAGAAAGATACTAaacaattttattattaaaagcaAGAAGAGCTGTTACACTGAGGTGTACAAGTCCTCAGAAACTCCCTCAGAGTATGGAAATAGCAGTGCAGAGGTGAGGAGCTGAGTCCTGGCTCCTGCCCACCCACACTCAGCACCTGTGGACAGAAACCCCTTGCCCACTCTCCATCCTTGTGGTTTATTCCAGCAGTGCCTCATCCCAAGGCTGCATCAGCAACCCCTTTTCCTTCAGTCTCTGAAGGAACCCATCCTCCAGCCTCTCTATTTCCACATGCTTTGCTGAGTGTCTGTGGCACAAAGCCAGCTGGAAACACGTTGGGTGGTGGTGCCCTGTGCAAACTTCCCTGTTTCCCCACAGCTCTCAGAGACCCTGGGATCGTGCTCAGCCTCTGACCAGGACATTGTGGGAGCCATGCAGCGCTGCTGGGAGGAAAATCAGTACCTGCTGTGCCCCCACTCTGCCGTGGCTGCTCACTACCACTACTCACAGCCACACAGGTAGGGAGAGCCATGGTCAGGAGCATTAGGGATTGGACCATGACTATTCCCTTGCTCCTGCAGCATCTCCAGCCCCAGCTTGCTTACACTGTAAGTTTTCTTTGCTTGTCATTCCTTTCCAGCATCCCCCGGTGTTGCTTGGCTCCAGCCTCTGCAGCCAAATTTCAGGATGCCCTTCTCCGAGCTGGCCTGGTTCCCCAGATCCCCCCTGAAATCACTGCTCTGACAGCAATGGAGACCAGGTCCACTCCCCTGGAGCGGGGACAGGACTGGGTACAGGTGCTCCGGAGCCGGATTGAAGATGTGGCACAGCAGTGGGAGGCACAGACGGGTCAGTCGGTACCCCAGGGCAGGTAGTCACACAGACCTGACtactgggcacagctggacaTTCCCAGGGCTCATTCTCCACTCCCAGAAAAGCCCTGTCTTATGCTAGGAGTCTCCATGCAATGATTTATTAGCAAGAATTCACTTCCCTGTGTAACTGGACTATCTCATAACATTTTCAGTGAAGAGTTCAATTATATGGATAATTTCTTAACATTTTCAGCACAGAGCACTGCAATTGTATCCCTTTTTCCTAATAAATCTGAAAAAGTGATTAAAACTCTTGAGTAAACCTGGCTGTTCCATCATTACTGGCAGCTACAGAAAGCTGTCATAGCACTACCCACAGCTGCCTGCTTCTTGAGCATTATCCAGTGAttctggctctgtgctgggatgTTCAGCCCAGCAATCCCAATAGCACCCAAGATGCTCAATAGGAAACACATAAAAGAGTGGAGTGGATCTGCTTTACCCATCCCTGTAATTTAAGCAGTGCCAGGGATTGTTCCCAGGCATTGGAACTTGCTCTGTGATAGTCTTAAATAGCAGATTTCCAGTTAAAAATTTAGCAGTTTTCCCTGGACAAGTTTATCTTAAAGAGCTACTTTCCAGTGCTGTATCTCAC from Anomalospiza imberbis isolate Cuckoo-Finch-1a 21T00152 chromosome 4, ASM3175350v1, whole genome shotgun sequence includes:
- the THNSL2 gene encoding threonine synthase-like 2, whose translation is MEYVSTRGGTRAADFEGALFSGYARDGGLFMPQHIPSLDRDTLQRWSSLSYPELVKELCSLFVPARLVPRDALNELIDRAFSRFRHKNVVHLSRLKDGLNILELWHGVTYAFKDLSLSCTGQFLQYFLEKKKKHVNILVGTSGDTGSSAIESVRGQKNVDIFVLLPKGFCTQIQELQMTTVIEDNVHVFAAHGNSDEIDEPIKELFADVDFAGKYNLMSLNSVNWSRIMVQIAHFFYAYFQCTPSLDTTQLPMVEIVVPTGGGGNITAGCIAQKMGLPIRLITVVNSNDIIHRTVQHGDFSLAESVKATLASAMDIQEPYNVERILWLLSGSDSCLIKTLMEQFNISKRLKLPEDLHRKLSETLGSCSASDQDIVGAMQRCWEENQYLLCPHSAVAAHYHYSQPHSIPRCCLAPASAAKFQDALLRAGLVPQIPPEITALTAMETRSTPLERGQDWVQVLRSRIEDVAQQWEAQTGQSVPQGR